One Sphaerisporangium krabiense DNA segment encodes these proteins:
- a CDS encoding DUF3039 domain-containing protein, with protein sequence MSTKILPESEVRPNLSHGDEGDHERFSHYADKNKITESLVTGVPIRALCGKIWVPSRDPKKYPVCPECKEIYEGLPKGGGPDA encoded by the coding sequence GTGAGCACGAAGATCCTTCCAGAGAGCGAAGTACGGCCGAACCTCTCGCATGGTGACGAAGGAGACCACGAGCGGTTCTCGCACTACGCCGACAAGAACAAGATCACCGAGAGCTTGGTGACCGGCGTGCCGATCCGGGCGCTCTGCGGCAAAATCTGGGTGCCGAGCCGCGACCCGAAGAAGTACCCGGTGTGCCCCGAGTGCAAAGAGATCTACGAGGGGCTGCCGAAGGGCGGCGGGCCCGACGCCTGA